In the genome of Telluria beijingensis, one region contains:
- the glmS gene encoding glutamine--fructose-6-phosphate transaminase (isomerizing) → MCGIVGAVAKRNITPVLIEGLKRLEYRGYDSCGVAVHLDGRLTRSRSTSRVADLESQVKEASLDGFTGIAHTRWATHGAPASHNAHPHFSPTEDNARIALVHNGIIENHDELRAELTGLGYKFTSQTDTEVIAHLVDHMYTGDLFETVQQAVKRLHGAYAIAVFCREEPHRVIAARQGSPLIVGVGKDENFVASDAMALAGTTDQIIYLEEGDVVDLQLARYWIVDVDGRPVEREVKTVHAHTGAAELGPYRHYMQKEIFEQPRVIGDTLEGVTGVMPELFGDGAYAVFKKIDRVLILACGTSYYAGLTAKYWIESVAKVPVNVEIASEYRYRDSVPHPDTLVVTISQSGETADTLAALKHARSLGMEHTLTICNVSTSAMVRECQLAYITRAGVEVGVASTKAFTTQLAALFLLTLTLAQVNGRLTDAEETDHLKMMRHLPVALSSVLALEPQIIAWAEEFARKENALFLGRGIHYPIALEGALKLKEISYIHAEAYPAGELKHGPLALVTEEMPVVTIAPNDALLEKLKSNMQEVRARGGQLYVFADVDSRITSGDGVHVIRLPEHYGLLSPILHVAALQLLAYHTALARGTDVDKPRNLAKSVTVE, encoded by the coding sequence ATGTGCGGTATCGTCGGCGCAGTCGCCAAACGTAATATCACCCCAGTCCTGATCGAGGGCCTGAAACGGCTCGAATACCGTGGATATGACTCCTGCGGCGTCGCCGTCCACCTGGACGGCCGCCTGACCCGCTCGCGCTCCACCTCGCGCGTGGCCGATCTCGAATCGCAAGTCAAGGAAGCCAGCCTCGACGGCTTCACCGGCATCGCCCACACCCGCTGGGCCACCCACGGCGCCCCGGCGTCGCACAATGCCCACCCGCACTTCTCGCCCACCGAGGACAATGCGCGCATCGCACTTGTCCACAACGGCATCATCGAAAACCACGACGAACTGCGCGCCGAACTGACCGGCCTGGGCTACAAGTTCACGAGCCAGACCGACACCGAGGTCATCGCCCACCTGGTCGACCACATGTACACCGGCGACCTGTTCGAGACCGTGCAGCAGGCCGTCAAGCGTCTGCACGGCGCCTACGCGATCGCCGTGTTCTGCCGCGAAGAACCGCACCGCGTGATCGCCGCGCGCCAGGGCTCGCCGCTGATCGTCGGCGTCGGCAAGGACGAGAACTTCGTCGCCTCCGACGCGATGGCGCTGGCCGGCACCACCGACCAGATCATCTATCTCGAAGAAGGCGACGTGGTCGACCTGCAACTGGCGCGCTACTGGATCGTCGACGTCGACGGCCGCCCGGTCGAGCGCGAAGTGAAAACCGTGCACGCCCACACCGGCGCGGCCGAGCTCGGCCCATACCGCCATTACATGCAGAAAGAGATCTTCGAGCAGCCGCGCGTGATCGGCGACACCCTCGAAGGCGTGACCGGCGTGATGCCGGAACTGTTCGGCGACGGCGCCTATGCTGTGTTCAAGAAAATCGACCGCGTGCTGATCCTCGCTTGCGGCACCAGCTACTACGCCGGTCTCACCGCCAAGTATTGGATCGAGTCGGTGGCCAAGGTGCCGGTGAATGTCGAGATCGCCAGCGAATACCGCTACCGCGACAGCGTGCCGCATCCCGACACGTTGGTCGTGACCATCTCGCAAAGCGGCGAAACGGCCGACACCCTGGCCGCACTCAAGCATGCGCGCAGCCTGGGCATGGAACACACGCTGACCATCTGCAACGTCTCGACCAGCGCCATGGTGCGTGAATGCCAGCTGGCTTACATCACCCGCGCCGGCGTCGAAGTGGGCGTGGCGTCGACCAAGGCGTTCACCACCCAGCTGGCCGCGTTGTTCCTGTTGACGCTGACCCTGGCGCAAGTCAACGGCCGCCTGACCGATGCCGAGGAAACCGACCACCTCAAGATGATGCGCCACCTGCCGGTCGCGCTGTCGTCGGTGCTGGCGCTGGAGCCGCAGATCATTGCCTGGGCCGAGGAATTCGCGCGCAAGGAAAACGCCCTGTTCCTGGGCCGCGGCATCCACTATCCGATCGCGCTGGAAGGCGCGCTCAAGCTCAAGGAAATCTCGTATATCCACGCGGAGGCGTATCCGGCTGGTGAACTCAAGCATGGTCCGCTGGCGCTGGTGACTGAAGAGATGCCGGTGGTGACGATTGCGCCGAACGATGCGCTGCTCGAGAAGCTGAAGTCGAATATGCAGGAAGTTCGGGCGCGTGGCGGTCAGTTGTATGTGTTTGCGGACGTCGATTCGCGTATTACTTCAGGCGATGGGGTGCATGTGATTCGCTTGCCGGAGCACTATGGGCTGTTGTCGCCGATTCTGCACGTGGCGGCGCTGCAGTTGCTGGCTTATCACACGGCGCTGGCGCGTGGGACTGATGTGGATAAGCCGCGTAATCTGGCGAAGTCGGTGACGGTTGAGTAA
- the rsmD gene encoding 16S rRNA (guanine(966)-N(2))-methyltransferase RsmD, protein MAPHQVRIIGGTWKRMLLPVVDALGLRPTPDRVRETVFNWINHQLGGDWDQATVLDLYAGSGALGFEAASRGAAAVTMADNHGPAVRQLEANRDKLKAANVTILRADALTLARDLATRGQRFDVIFLDPPYQQDLLAKTLPLCAALLTEGGMVYAEAEAPLPAGGDDAPEWLRGWEAVRADKAGMVYYHLLKLQETGA, encoded by the coding sequence ATGGCCCCGCACCAGGTGCGCATCATCGGCGGTACCTGGAAACGTATGCTGCTGCCGGTAGTCGACGCCCTCGGCCTGCGCCCCACGCCGGACCGCGTGCGCGAAACCGTGTTCAACTGGATCAACCACCAGCTTGGCGGCGACTGGGACCAGGCTACCGTGCTCGACCTGTATGCCGGTTCCGGCGCGCTCGGTTTCGAAGCGGCCAGCCGCGGCGCCGCGGCGGTGACCATGGCCGACAACCACGGCCCGGCGGTACGCCAGCTGGAAGCCAACCGCGACAAGCTCAAGGCCGCCAACGTCACCATCCTGCGCGCCGATGCCCTGACCCTGGCGCGCGACCTGGCCACCCGCGGCCAGCGTTTCGACGTGATCTTCCTCGATCCGCCGTATCAGCAGGATTTGCTGGCCAAGACCCTGCCGCTGTGCGCGGCATTACTGACCGAAGGCGGCATGGTGTACGCGGAAGCCGAGGCGCCGCTGCCGGCCGGGGGCGACGACGCTCCCGAATGGCTGCGTGGCTGGGAAGCGGTGCGCGCCGACAAGGCGGGCATGGTCTACTACCATTTGCTGAAGCTGCAGGAAACAGGCGCCTGA
- a CDS encoding YfhL family 4Fe-4S dicluster ferredoxin, translating into MALLITDDCINCDVCEPECPNDAISMGEEYYQIDPHKCTECVGHFDEPQCVQLCPVACIPLNPDWRESREELLIKYERLTAGKAVA; encoded by the coding sequence ATGGCCCTCCTGATTACCGACGATTGCATCAACTGCGACGTCTGCGAACCCGAATGCCCCAACGATGCCATTTCGATGGGCGAAGAGTATTACCAGATCGACCCGCACAAATGCACCGAATGCGTCGGCCACTTCGATGAGCCGCAGTGCGTGCAGCTATGCCCGGTCGCCTGCATTCCACTCAACCCGGACTGGCGCGAATCGCGCGAAGAACTCCTCATCAAGTACGAACGACTGACGGCAGGCAAGGCCGTCGCCTGA
- a CDS encoding Lrp/AsnC ligand binding domain-containing protein codes for MLDKISKKILAELQNDGRISNVELAARVNLSPAACLERVRKLHESGYIMGYTAQLNPQLLDVSLLVFIEVVLDRTTPEVFDAFKQSVQMIPEVLECHMVAGGFDYLVKARVKDMAAYREFLGKTLLQKGVRETHTYAVMEEVKNTTKLPIR; via the coding sequence ATGTTGGACAAGATCAGCAAGAAGATTCTAGCCGAACTGCAGAATGACGGCCGCATCAGCAACGTGGAACTCGCGGCGCGCGTCAACCTGTCGCCGGCGGCCTGCCTCGAGCGCGTGCGCAAGCTGCATGAATCGGGCTATATCATGGGCTATACGGCCCAGCTCAATCCGCAGCTGCTCGACGTGTCGCTGCTGGTCTTCATCGAGGTGGTGCTCGATCGTACCACTCCCGAGGTCTTCGATGCGTTCAAGCAGAGCGTGCAGATGATTCCCGAGGTGCTGGAATGCCATATGGTGGCGGGCGGCTTCGATTACCTCGTCAAGGCGCGCGTGAAGGACATGGCAGCCTACCGCGAATTCCTGGGCAAGACGCTGCTGCAGAAAGGTGTGCGCGAAACCCACACCTACGCCGTGATGGAAGAGGTCAAGAATACGACGAAGCTGCCGATCCGCTGA
- the coaD gene encoding pantetheine-phosphate adenylyltransferase, translated as MVVAVYPGTFDPLTRGHEDLVRRASGLFDRLVVGVADSRNKRPFFTLEERLDIANEVLGHYPNVQVESFSGLLKDFVRKHDARVIVRGLRAVSDFEYEFQMAGMNRYLLPDVETMFLTPSDQYQFISGTIVREIALLGGDVSKFVFPSVDRWLQKKIASLAQAPKA; from the coding sequence ATGGTTGTAGCCGTTTATCCAGGTACGTTCGATCCGCTGACCCGCGGTCACGAGGATTTGGTACGTCGCGCATCCGGCCTGTTCGACCGTCTGGTGGTCGGCGTCGCCGATAGCCGCAACAAGCGTCCATTCTTCACGCTCGAAGAACGCCTGGATATCGCCAACGAAGTGCTTGGCCATTACCCCAATGTGCAGGTCGAGAGTTTCTCGGGCCTGCTCAAGGACTTCGTGCGCAAGCACGACGCCCGCGTGATCGTGCGCGGCCTGCGCGCGGTATCCGATTTCGAATACGAGTTCCAGATGGCGGGCATGAACCGCTACCTGTTGCCGGATGTCGAAACCATGTTCCTGACCCCGTCCGACCAGTACCAGTTCATTTCGGGCACCATCGTGCGCGAGATCGCGCTGCTGGGCGGCGACGTGTCCAAATTCGTTTTTCCTTCGGTCGACCGCTGGCTGCAAAAGAAGATCGCCAGCCTGGCGCAAGCGCCGAAGGCCTGA
- a CDS encoding DUF6279 family lipoprotein, translating to MRDTVFRRTLALLAIALMALAAGCSTIRFSYNQGDTLLYWWINSYVDLEGQQADIAKRDINGLFQWHRQTQLRDYAALLGTFQKKVAGNPSQADLVQAYREIRVRGERLAQRAVPELTTLAMSITPAQIAHIDKKFKDKNDEYRRKFMSGSVEKRQRARYKKSMEQMELWFGRFSSEQEAALRRASDLRPLDNQQWLEERQYRQRRILALLQEVQQKKLNREQTTARVQGLMRELFTRMESPERKAFYDASLEHTTTYILTALRLATPQQKAHAQERMQGWINDFEALAAGK from the coding sequence ATGCGAGATACCGTGTTCCGGCGCACCCTAGCGCTGCTGGCCATCGCCCTGATGGCGTTGGCGGCGGGTTGCAGCACCATTCGCTTCTCGTACAACCAGGGCGACACCCTACTGTACTGGTGGATCAACTCCTATGTCGACCTGGAAGGACAACAGGCCGACATCGCCAAGCGCGACATCAATGGATTATTCCAGTGGCATCGCCAGACCCAGTTGCGCGATTATGCCGCGCTGCTCGGCACGTTCCAGAAGAAAGTCGCTGGCAATCCGAGCCAGGCCGACCTGGTCCAGGCCTATCGCGAGATCCGCGTGCGCGGCGAACGCCTGGCCCAGCGCGCCGTGCCGGAACTGACGACGCTGGCCATGTCGATCACGCCGGCGCAAATCGCCCATATCGACAAGAAATTCAAGGACAAGAACGACGAATACCGCCGCAAGTTCATGAGCGGCAGCGTCGAGAAGCGCCAGCGCGCGCGTTATAAAAAATCGATGGAACAGATGGAACTGTGGTTCGGCCGCTTCAGCAGCGAGCAGGAAGCCGCCCTGCGGCGGGCGTCCGACCTGCGCCCGCTCGACAACCAGCAGTGGCTCGAAGAACGCCAGTACCGCCAGCGCCGCATTCTGGCGCTGCTGCAAGAAGTGCAGCAGAAAAAGCTCAACCGCGAACAGACCACGGCCCGGGTGCAGGGCTTGATGCGCGAGCTGTTCACGCGCATGGAGTCGCCCGAGCGCAAGGCCTTCTATGACGCCAGCCTCGAGCATACGACCACATACATCCTGACCGCGCTGCGACTGGCGACGCCGCAGCAGAAGGCGCATGCGCAAGAGCGCATGCAGGGCTGGATCAACGATTTCGAAGCGCTGGCGGCCGGTAAATAA
- a CDS encoding Lrp/AsnC family transcriptional regulator → MTELPPLDDLDRRILNILQTDASHTNAELAALVHVSPPTCLRRMKQLTESGVIERQVAIVAPDKVGSRLSAIVEITLDVQAAERMEEFEQLAAREAAVLQCYRVSPGPDFVLVVQVADMPAYHALAHRLFTSHANVRNVKAYFSTRRSKFDTRVDV, encoded by the coding sequence ATGACCGAATTACCGCCGCTCGACGACCTCGATCGTCGCATCCTGAACATTTTGCAAACTGATGCATCGCATACGAACGCCGAACTCGCGGCCCTTGTGCATGTATCGCCACCGACTTGCCTGCGCCGCATGAAGCAGCTGACGGAAAGCGGCGTCATCGAGCGCCAGGTGGCGATCGTGGCGCCCGACAAGGTCGGCAGCCGCTTGAGCGCCATCGTCGAAATCACGCTCGATGTGCAGGCTGCCGAGCGGATGGAAGAATTCGAGCAGCTGGCCGCCAGGGAAGCGGCCGTGCTGCAGTGCTACCGGGTGTCGCCGGGGCCGGACTTCGTGCTGGTGGTGCAGGTCGCCGACATGCCCGCCTATCACGCGCTGGCGCACCGGCTGTTCACGTCGCACGCCAATGTGCGCAACGTGAAAGCCTATTTTTCGACCCGCCGAAGCAAGTTCGATACCCGGGTCGACGTCTGA
- a CDS encoding LysR family transcriptional regulator, which translates to MSFLTLDLNLLRVFDAVMTEQNLTRAAGHLAMTQPAVSNAIKRLRESLGDELLIRTAYGVKPTPRAEALWPAVRQALAALEAAVMPETFDVSKAQATFRMAMADATAALWLPSLMRSIESEAPGVNIRMVPLTTREPRPMLLRGDIDLAVGFFPGVAAQLSYETGSPIRHERLYSGVYVCVMRKDHPLAKEKLDLDTYCKANHLLVSFSGRAHGLVDEALAQLGRERRILLTVNQFFTAGRVVANSDLITVLPKHLMVSTGMTDVLIWKELPLQLPAVHLDMLWHERDGRSPAHRWLRKNLEAMAESASKTGVRKIV; encoded by the coding sequence ATGAGCTTCCTGACGCTTGACTTGAATCTGCTGCGCGTATTCGACGCGGTGATGACCGAGCAAAACCTCACCCGTGCCGCCGGTCACCTGGCCATGACCCAACCCGCGGTGTCGAACGCGATCAAGCGTCTACGGGAAAGCCTGGGCGACGAACTCCTGATCCGCACCGCCTATGGCGTCAAGCCGACCCCGCGCGCCGAAGCCCTGTGGCCGGCCGTGCGCCAGGCGCTGGCGGCGCTGGAAGCGGCGGTAATGCCGGAAACCTTCGACGTCTCCAAGGCGCAGGCCACCTTCCGCATGGCGATGGCCGATGCGACCGCCGCGCTGTGGCTGCCGTCGCTGATGCGCTCGATCGAAAGCGAAGCGCCGGGCGTGAACATTCGCATGGTGCCGCTGACCACGCGCGAACCGCGCCCGATGCTGCTGCGCGGCGACATCGACCTGGCGGTGGGCTTCTTCCCCGGTGTCGCGGCCCAGTTGTCGTACGAAACCGGCTCGCCGATCCGCCACGAGCGCCTGTATTCGGGCGTGTATGTATGCGTGATGCGCAAGGACCACCCGCTGGCCAAGGAAAAGCTCGATCTCGATACCTATTGCAAAGCCAACCACTTGCTGGTGAGCTTCTCGGGCCGCGCCCACGGCCTGGTCGACGAGGCGCTGGCCCAGCTCGGTCGCGAACGCCGCATCCTGTTGACGGTGAACCAGTTCTTCACGGCGGGCAGGGTGGTAGCCAATTCGGACCTCATCACCGTGTTGCCGAAGCACTTGATGGTATCGACCGGCATGACCGATGTGCTGATCTGGAAAGAGCTGCCATTGCAGCTGCCGGCGGTCCACCTGGACATGCTGTGGCACGAGCGCGATGGCCGCAGTCCGGCCCACCGCTGGCTGCGCAAGAACCTTGAAGCGATGGCGGAAAGCGCATCCAAGACCGGCGTGCGCAAGATCGTCTGA
- the glmU gene encoding bifunctional UDP-N-acetylglucosamine diphosphorylase/glucosamine-1-phosphate N-acetyltransferase GlmU: MNVVILAAGMGKRMQSALPKVLHPLAGKPLLRHVIDTARGLSPQKLCVIYGHGGAAVPEMVAALAQETGTAIDTALQQPQLGTGHAVMQAVPQLDDASATLVLYGDVPLTTADTLRSLVEAAGSDKLGILTVEQANPFGLGRIVRENGKIVRIVEEKDASEAERAIREINSGIMAIPTRHLKKWLAALSNNNAQGEYYLTDIVAQAVADGVPVVSASPSGEWEVAGVNSKVQLAELERRHQLNIAHALLEKGVTLMDPARIDVRGELICGRDVVIDVGCVFEGRVELADGVKIGANCVLVGATVGAGANIKPFCHIEDAAIGAASQIGPYARLRPGTELGEDVHVGNFVEVKNSTVAAHSKANHLAYIGDATIGSRVNIGAGVITCNYDGANKFRTVIEDEVFVGSDSQLVAPVTIGKGATLGAGTTLTKDAPAGKLTISRPKQMTIEGWTRPVKVKK, from the coding sequence ATGAACGTTGTGATCCTCGCCGCCGGCATGGGCAAACGCATGCAATCCGCCCTGCCGAAAGTCCTGCATCCATTGGCTGGTAAGCCGTTGTTGCGCCACGTTATCGATACGGCCCGTGGCTTGAGTCCGCAGAAATTATGCGTGATTTACGGCCACGGAGGCGCAGCGGTGCCCGAGATGGTCGCCGCCCTGGCGCAAGAGACCGGCACCGCGATCGACACCGCGCTGCAGCAGCCGCAGCTCGGCACCGGCCATGCGGTGATGCAGGCCGTGCCGCAACTGGACGATGCCAGCGCCACCCTGGTGCTGTACGGCGACGTGCCGCTGACCACGGCCGATACCCTGCGCAGCCTGGTGGAAGCCGCCGGCAGCGACAAGCTGGGCATTCTTACCGTCGAGCAGGCCAATCCTTTCGGCCTGGGCCGTATCGTGCGCGAAAACGGCAAGATCGTGCGCATCGTCGAAGAAAAGGATGCCAGCGAGGCCGAGCGCGCCATCCGCGAAATCAATAGCGGCATCATGGCGATCCCGACCCGCCACCTCAAGAAGTGGCTGGCCGCGCTGTCCAACAACAATGCCCAGGGCGAGTACTACCTGACCGATATCGTGGCCCAGGCCGTGGCGGATGGCGTGCCGGTCGTCTCGGCCAGCCCGTCCGGCGAATGGGAAGTGGCTGGCGTCAACAGCAAGGTGCAGTTGGCCGAGCTCGAGCGCCGTCATCAGCTGAACATCGCCCATGCCCTGCTGGAAAAAGGCGTGACCTTGATGGATCCGGCGCGCATCGACGTGCGTGGAGAACTGATCTGCGGCCGCGATGTCGTGATCGACGTCGGTTGCGTGTTCGAAGGCCGGGTGGAACTGGCCGACGGTGTGAAGATCGGCGCCAATTGCGTGCTGGTCGGCGCCACGGTCGGCGCCGGGGCCAATATCAAGCCGTTCTGCCATATCGAAGACGCCGCGATCGGCGCCGCATCGCAGATCGGGCCGTATGCGCGCCTGCGTCCCGGCACCGAGCTGGGCGAGGATGTGCATGTGGGTAACTTCGTCGAGGTCAAGAACAGCACCGTGGCCGCGCACAGCAAGGCCAACCACCTGGCCTATATCGGCGACGCCACCATCGGTTCGCGCGTGAACATCGGCGCTGGGGTCATCACCTGCAACTACGATGGCGCCAATAAATTCCGCACCGTGATCGAAGACGAGGTCTTCGTCGGCAGCGACAGCCAACTGGTGGCGCCGGTGACGATCGGCAAGGGCGCTACCCTGGGCGCCGGCACCACGCTGACCAAGGATGCCCCGGCCGGCAAGCTGACCATCTCGCGGCCCAAGCAAATGACGATCGAAGGATGGACGCGGCCGGTGAAAGTGAAGAAGTAA